Proteins encoded within one genomic window of Camelina sativa cultivar DH55 chromosome 19, Cs, whole genome shotgun sequence:
- the LOC104766027 gene encoding uncharacterized protein At1g51745-like isoform X1 — translation MGSSDERNSNAIDASVGGLVWVRRRNGSWWPGRIMAHHEVPDGTIVSPKSGTPIKLLGRADASVDWYNLEKSKRVKAFRCGEYDACIEIAKASVSTTSKKAVKYARREDAIAHALEIESAHLAKDNPECIEKASTSGEVPKRCYSRKGNEDSGDVEDSGDMAETKVALQSNKSFKKTNKVKASKVQPLSVKRRRTPNDSEDDRTEGNKRMRGLEDIGLGVGSKGKVHVGAVLEDKQENNVKSDTNINGSLTNESLSNGSSRDCSPSMKRTRSPVRNANEYSIRRTRQRPLTKVLESTAMVSVPLTRDELVNSDCSPPPGLSENKVSAVIKNYNSDNNGVLCENVPVSNASENNVDAIHSKAKESEISNISLSANDDTSNVLFDVPLIGEENYSTGITTAAFTCSSPTKAVVSGPTRRVSQSSHNDVVKNEGSNGLIEKSTSKWQLKGKRNSRQMSKKQEERRNAYAEANNNFLSRCSVSDQKLNGHFSFGTRAMGKNSEMYNVKIEEVKASYKPRNVPLISLRSKLNGEAIVGHPSTVEVLEDGSCDLIVSRHLNPLGVPMVDDAKPKPSSKKKASHFPPYKSSKSNKSLSLSIKTRCLSTLSGQKLTVSCKKKVMIEKTKERVVACIPLKVAFSRINEALKG, via the exons GGATTGGTATAATCTTGAAAAGTCCAAGAGGGTGAAGGCGTTTCGTTGTGGGGAGTATGATGCTTGCATTGAGATAGCAAAAGCTTCTGTATCGACCACTAGTAAGAAGGCTGTCAAATATGCCCGCCGAGAAGATGCCATTGCCCATGCTCTAGAGATTGAGAGTGCACACCTTGCCAAAGATAACCCAGAGTGTATTGAGAAGGCTAGTACATCTGGTGAGGTTCCTAAAAGATGTTATTCCAGAAAGGGCAATGAGGACTCCGGGGATGTGGAGGACTCCGGGGATATGGCAGAGACTAAAGTTGCATTGCAGTCTAATAagtcttttaaaaaaaccaataagGTAAAAGCTTCTAAGGTGCAGCCCTTGTcagtgaagagaagaagaacaccaAATGACTCGGAAGATGATCGGACTGAAGGAAATAAACGAATGAGAGGACTTGAGGATATTGGACTGGGTGTAGGATCAAAAGGAAAGGTACATGTCGGTGCAGTGCTCGAGGATAAGCAggaaaataatgttaaaagtgATACAAACATCAATGGTTCTTTGACGAATGAGAGTCTTTCCAATGGTAGTAGCAGGGATTGCTCGCCGTCAATGAAAAGAACTAGGTCGCCTGTTAGAAATGCTAATGAATACTCTATAAGAAGAACCCGACAACGGCCACTAACAAAAGTGTTAGAGAGTACAGCTATGGTATCTGTTCCTCTTACCCGTGATGAACTTGTCAATTCTGATTGTTCGCCTCCTCCAGGGCTTTCAGAAAACAAAGTTTCTGCTGtaatcaaaaattataattcgGACAACAATGGGGTTTTATGTGAGAATGTCCCTGTTTCAAACGCTTCTGAAAACAATGTTGATGCGATCCATAGCAAGGCCAAAGAGAGTGAAATCTCGAACATATCACTTTCGGCAAATGATGACACGTCCAATGTGTTATTTGATGTTCCACTGATTGGAGAAGAAAATTACTCTACGG GAATTACGACGGCAGCGTTCACATGTTCTTCACCCACGAAGGCTGTTGTTTCTGGACCGACAAGGCGGGTTAGTCAGAGTAGCCATAATGATGTAGTGAAAAACGAAGGAAGTAATGGATTGATTGAGAAGAGCACTTCAAAGTGGCAGCTAAAAGGGAAAAGGAATTCAAGGCAGATGagtaaaaaacaagaagaaagaagaaatgctTACGCCGAAGCCAACAACAATTTTCTGTCTCGTTGCTCTGTCTCTGATCAAAAGCTAAACGGTCATTTCAGCTTTGGTACTCGAGCTATGGGAAAAAATTCTGAAATGTATAACGTGAAGATTGAGGAGGTAAAAGCCAGCTATAAGCCCCGGAATGTTCCACTGATTTCCCTTAGGAGTAAATTGAATGGTGAAGCTATTGTTGGGCATCCTTCAACGGTTGAAGTGCTTGAAGATGGATCATGTGACCTCATTGTGAGTCGTCATCTCAATCCCCTTGGTGTGCCAATGGTTGATGATGCGAAGCCAAAACCGTCATCAAAAAAGAAAGCCTCACATTTTCCTCCATATAAATCATCAAAGTCAAATAAATCTTTATCTCTATCCATAAAGACAAGGTGTCTCTCAACACTAAGTGGGCAGAAGCTGACAGTAAGTTGCAAGAAGaaggtgatgatagagaagACGAAAGAAAGAGTTGTAGCTTGCATCCCTCTTAAAGTAGCCTTCAGTAGGATAAATGAAGCACTGAAGGGATGA